Proteins encoded in a region of the Paracoccus alcaliphilus genome:
- a CDS encoding NAD(P)H-quinone oxidoreductase, translating into MSVVVAREPGGPDVLQPGRRPVPAPGPGEVLIRVTAIGVNGPDIVQRKGLYPPPEGASDLLGLEVSGEIVALGDRVDGWQTGDRVTALTNGGGYAEYVAVDARHCLPIPEGVDETDAAGLPETFFTVWSNIFHGAAIASGTVFLVHGGAGGIGSTAVQMGAAFGLRVFATAGSDEDCAFCRELGAERAIDFRTEDFVEIVREAGGADVILDIIGGDYVARNIKAARHDARIVQLAFNMGSKVEINLMPVMLKRLVYTGSTLRSRSPEFKAEVAAALKAQVWPLFAEGRLRPVTHMVLPFAEAAKAHAIMESAGHRGKILLRP; encoded by the coding sequence ATGTCTGTCGTTGTCGCACGCGAGCCGGGCGGGCCCGACGTATTGCAGCCCGGCCGCCGGCCGGTACCCGCGCCCGGTCCGGGCGAGGTGCTGATCCGCGTGACCGCCATCGGCGTCAACGGCCCGGACATTGTTCAGCGCAAGGGTCTGTATCCGCCACCCGAAGGGGCGTCGGATCTTCTGGGTCTTGAGGTGTCGGGAGAAATCGTCGCGCTGGGTGATCGCGTTGATGGCTGGCAGACGGGCGACCGGGTGACGGCGCTGACCAATGGCGGCGGTTATGCCGAATATGTCGCCGTGGACGCGCGGCACTGTCTGCCGATTCCCGAAGGCGTTGACGAAACGGATGCCGCCGGTCTGCCAGAGACCTTTTTCACCGTCTGGAGCAATATCTTCCACGGCGCGGCCATCGCCTCGGGTACGGTGTTCCTTGTTCACGGCGGGGCGGGGGGCATCGGCTCGACGGCGGTTCAGATGGGTGCGGCGTTCGGGCTGCGGGTCTTTGCCACCGCGGGCTCGGACGAGGATTGCGCCTTCTGCCGGGAACTTGGCGCCGAGCGCGCCATCGACTTCCGCACGGAGGATTTCGTTGAAATCGTCCGCGAAGCCGGCGGGGCGGATGTCATCCTCGACATCATCGGGGGTGACTATGTTGCGCGCAACATCAAGGCGGCGCGGCACGATGCCCGTATCGTGCAGCTTGCCTTCAACATGGGCTCGAAAGTCGAGATCAACCTGATGCCGGTCATGCTGAAGCGGCTGGTCTATACCGGATCGACGCTTCGCAGCCGCTCGCCTGAGTTCAAGGCCGAGGTGGCCGCCGCACTCAAGGCGCAGGTCTGGCCGCTTTTCGCGGAAGGCAGGCTGCGCCCGGTCACCCATATGGTGCTGCCTTTCGCCGAAGCGGCGAAGGCGCATGCGATCATGGAATCGGCTGGGCATCGGGGAAAAATTCTGTTGCGCCCCTGA